A single genomic interval of Microbulbifer variabilis harbors:
- a CDS encoding D-Ala-D-Ala carboxypeptidase family metallohydrolase translates to MFDNDYFTELELACRCCGKNYFKDETLRRLIQVRERFGKPMIINSDYRCPVHNARLNATMTHTTGQAIDVQVASGRAYRLIKITQEEGFTVIGVWQKGAFKR, encoded by the coding sequence ATGTTTGATAATGACTATTTCACAGAGTTGGAATTGGCCTGTCGTTGTTGTGGCAAAAATTATTTCAAAGATGAAACGCTCAGACGCCTGATCCAAGTTAGAGAGCGCTTTGGCAAGCCGATGATTATTAACTCCGATTACCGCTGCCCAGTTCATAACGCTCGATTAAATGCCACCATGACCCATACCACCGGGCAGGCTATTGATGTTCAGGTGGCGTCAGGCAGGGCCTACCGGTTAATTAAAATCACCCAGGAGGAAGGTTTCACCGTTATAGGGGTATGGCAAAAGGGGGCATTCAAAAGGTGA
- a CDS encoding transposase codes for MIRPVSVSRLKSELTDAQWKLIEPCLPQLKRGKGGPKPIDNRACFEGILWILRSGARWKDLPPSYPSPSTCWRRLQFWEEQGAWLEAWRKFLGQLDQRSLLNWKEVFLDGSFASAKKGEQKSEKLSEARVQSGWWWSMAKVFHWEAPLLRPHQKK; via the coding sequence ATGATAAGACCAGTAAGTGTGAGTAGACTTAAGTCAGAATTAACCGACGCTCAGTGGAAATTGATTGAGCCTTGCCTTCCCCAGCTAAAACGTGGAAAAGGAGGTCCTAAACCCATTGATAACCGTGCATGTTTTGAAGGTATCTTGTGGATTTTGCGCTCAGGAGCACGATGGAAGGATCTCCCCCCATCTTACCCTTCGCCGAGTACTTGCTGGAGAAGGCTCCAGTTTTGGGAAGAGCAAGGCGCTTGGTTGGAGGCTTGGAGAAAATTTCTCGGACAGCTCGATCAAAGATCCCTGCTTAATTGGAAAGAAGTCTTTTTGGATGGTAGCTTTGCTTCAGCAAAAAAAGGGGAGCAGAAGTCGGAAAAACTAAGCGAGGCAAGGGTACAAAGTGGATGGTGGTGGTCGATGGCGAAGGTATTCCATTGGGAGGCACCGTTACTTCGGCCTCACCAGAAGAAGTAA